A single Desulfovibrio gilichinskyi DNA region contains:
- a CDS encoding YihY/virulence factor BrkB family protein, producing the protein MTVGKIGDIISEFFTNEIWNWDSNNAIFLRRLFYTCSRVLYLVFYGFWKDQCMIRASALTFTTMLSIVPFIAVAFSILKGIGFQDSSYIHEMLLKVSAGKEEVVAKMLEYVDNTNVKTLGTVGIATLLFTVLSTVGTVEKAFNVIWKVKKGRTFWRKFTDFFSVIFICPVAVIAATSVSVSIQKHAVLASLQDIYGVSTMENFFIKLAPMVLIWVAFTFIYAFMPNTRVRLFSAGVGGIVAGTVWQLAQWAYINWQIGVSKYNAIYGSFAQLPIFLMWLYLSWVIVLLGSEISYAVQNVMLYRQQRFMPDASMEDLQKVSLLALSLMSVRFNSAQQAYYVEDLANDMGVPVSFLTPMLDKFVVSGLLVKGSDEEAEKDIYTFAVSPEKITLLQILSILSGHGNGVTERINSSCMVYVSDLIDEMEQVLVDSGKDISLALCADQMVQATSCADGGKKLSEPA; encoded by the coding sequence ATGACTGTTGGAAAAATTGGAGACATAATTTCAGAATTTTTTACAAATGAAATTTGGAACTGGGATTCTAATAATGCAATTTTTTTACGCAGACTTTTTTACACATGTTCGCGTGTACTATATCTTGTTTTTTATGGATTTTGGAAAGATCAATGTATGATCAGGGCTTCCGCTTTAACTTTTACAACTATGCTTTCAATTGTCCCCTTTATAGCTGTTGCTTTTTCTATCTTAAAAGGAATCGGCTTTCAGGATTCTTCATATATTCACGAAATGCTTCTTAAAGTTTCGGCAGGAAAAGAAGAAGTCGTGGCTAAGATGCTTGAATATGTAGATAATACAAACGTTAAGACGTTAGGAACAGTAGGTATTGCGACCTTACTTTTTACTGTTTTATCTACAGTCGGAACTGTCGAGAAAGCTTTTAATGTAATTTGGAAAGTTAAAAAAGGCAGGACGTTCTGGCGGAAATTTACAGATTTTTTTTCAGTCATCTTTATTTGCCCGGTAGCCGTTATTGCCGCAACAAGCGTTAGTGTTTCAATACAGAAACATGCGGTTCTTGCTTCTTTGCAGGACATTTACGGAGTCTCAACTATGGAAAATTTTTTCATTAAACTTGCTCCGATGGTTTTAATCTGGGTTGCATTTACGTTTATTTATGCCTTTATGCCGAACACGCGAGTCCGCCTTTTCAGTGCCGGTGTTGGCGGGATTGTAGCCGGAACAGTTTGGCAACTGGCGCAGTGGGCATACATTAACTGGCAGATAGGGGTTAGCAAATATAATGCAATTTATGGAAGCTTTGCACAGTTACCGATCTTTTTAATGTGGCTTTATCTGAGCTGGGTTATAGTTCTGCTTGGTTCTGAAATCAGTTATGCGGTGCAAAATGTAATGCTATATCGGCAGCAGCGTTTTATGCCTGATGCCAGTATGGAAGATTTACAAAAAGTATCTTTGCTGGCTTTGAGCTTAATGAGCGTGCGGTTTAATAGTGCACAGCAAGCCTATTATGTTGAAGACCTTGCAAATGATATGGGCGTTCCTGTCAGCTTTTTAACCCCGATGCTTGATAAATTTGTTGTCAGTGGCCTTTTGGTAAAAGGAAGCGACGAGGAAGCAGAAAAAGATATTTATACTTTTGCAGTATCTCCTGAAAAAATTACTTTGCTACAAATTCTATCAATTCTTTCAGGTCATGGTAATGGCGTTACAGAACGGATTAACAGCTCTTGTATGGTATATGTTTCAGATCTTATTGATGAGATGGAGCAAGTCCTTGTAGATAGCGGTAAGGATATTTCTCTTGCACTGTGCGCTGACCAAATGGTGCAGGCCACTTCATGCGCGGATGGAGGGAAAAAATTGTCTGAACCCGCTTAG
- a CDS encoding Crp/Fnr family transcriptional regulator, giving the protein MKFSGINLLDELKRIELADLRDVFNSRQVKKGAIVFSPDQEEDLVFIVESGKVRIYLGYEDKEFTLGILQPGDLYSTHAGCFVQALEDGSLLTTDVQSVKRCMTEVPLFNRTMVRVLGKILQNSFSVIGGLAFKDIYARLSGYLYKEAHSAGVPVDGGIELELDLTIEQLSQILGATRQTVSTLLNNMVREGLVVKRGRSKWFIPDLKSLENVVNS; this is encoded by the coding sequence ATGAAATTCTCCGGTATTAATCTTCTTGATGAATTGAAGCGGATAGAACTTGCAGATCTTCGAGATGTGTTCAATTCACGCCAAGTTAAGAAAGGTGCGATTGTTTTCAGTCCTGATCAGGAAGAGGATTTAGTTTTTATTGTTGAAAGCGGAAAGGTGCGGATTTATCTTGGATATGAGGATAAAGAATTTACACTTGGTATTTTACAACCTGGTGATCTGTATTCAACTCATGCAGGATGTTTTGTGCAGGCACTTGAAGACGGCTCACTTTTGACAACTGATGTCCAGTCTGTGAAGCGTTGTATGACCGAAGTCCCTTTGTTTAATAGGACAATGGTTCGTGTACTTGGGAAAATTCTTCAGAATTCATTTTCAGTTATCGGAGGGCTTGCTTTTAAAGATATTTATGCCCGTTTGAGTGGATACCTTTATAAAGAAGCACATAGCGCAGGTGTTCCTGTTGATGGCGGAATTGAGCTGGAGCTTGATTTAACAATTGAACAACTTTCTCAAATTCTCGGTGCCACCCGTCAAACTGTCTCAACCTTGCTTAACAACATGGTTCGCGAAGGTCTCGTTGTAAAACGCGGACGCTCAAAATGGTTTATTCCAGATTTAAAATCTCTTGAAAATGTTGTTAATTCATAG
- the cooS gene encoding anaerobic carbon-monoxide dehydrogenase catalytic subunit produces the protein MAKQPLPVEELSIWDDAQAMITKARAEGIETVHERLQQQTPHCKFCELGVSCRNCTMGPCKITPKAPRGVCGADADVIVARNFGRFIAGGSAGHSDHGRDLIEVLEAVVEGETTDYKITDEPKLRRIAEEVGIAVTERDIKDVATDLLEVFFGDFGSRKKEISFLSRVPQKRKDIWNKLGMTPRGVDREIAEMMHRTHMGCDNDAPNTMIHAARTSLSDGWGGSMIGTELSDVIFGTPSPSMSEANLGVIKEDKVNILVHGHNPVVSEMILAAARDPEIIAEAKALGASGINVAGLCCTGNELLMRQGIPMAGNHLMTELAIITGAVEAVVVDYQCIMPSLVQVSGCYHTRFIDTAQKARFSGAIHFDIHPHNALEQAREIVRLAVKAYAERDASRVDIPCEPVKIMTGFSNEAVISALGGTLDPLVQAIIAGDVRGAVGIVGCNNPKFKQDSMNVGLAKELIKKDILVLVTGCVTTAAGKAGLLVPEAIEMAGPGLKKVCGALGIPPVLHYGSCVDNARILQLCAALANALNVDISDLPVGASSPEWYSEKAAAIGLYAVASGIYTHLGHPPNILGSETVTNLAVSGLQDLVGASFVIEPDPVKAAELFDIRIKAKRKGLGLSE, from the coding sequence ATGGCAAAGCAACCGCTTCCGGTAGAAGAGTTGTCGATTTGGGATGATGCGCAGGCTATGATAACCAAGGCGAGGGCTGAGGGGATAGAGACTGTTCACGAAAGGCTTCAGCAACAAACTCCCCATTGTAAATTTTGTGAACTTGGGGTCAGCTGCCGTAACTGCACTATGGGGCCGTGTAAAATTACTCCCAAAGCTCCTCGTGGAGTTTGCGGGGCGGATGCAGATGTTATTGTTGCCAGAAATTTCGGGCGGTTTATTGCAGGTGGCTCCGCAGGACATTCTGACCATGGGCGAGACTTGATTGAAGTTCTTGAAGCTGTTGTAGAGGGTGAAACTACTGACTATAAGATCACTGACGAGCCTAAGCTCAGGCGAATAGCCGAAGAAGTCGGAATCGCTGTTACAGAGCGTGATATCAAAGACGTTGCTACTGATCTTTTGGAAGTCTTTTTCGGTGACTTCGGAAGTCGCAAAAAAGAAATATCATTTCTCTCACGCGTTCCTCAAAAACGTAAAGATATCTGGAATAAGCTTGGTATGACTCCTCGCGGTGTCGACCGAGAAATTGCAGAAATGATGCATCGCACCCATATGGGATGTGACAATGATGCTCCGAATACGATGATTCATGCGGCAAGGACATCTCTTTCTGACGGTTGGGGCGGTTCTATGATCGGAACCGAGCTTTCAGATGTTATTTTCGGAACGCCTTCACCTTCCATGTCTGAGGCCAATTTAGGCGTTATCAAAGAAGACAAAGTAAATATTCTTGTTCATGGACATAATCCGGTTGTTTCCGAAATGATCCTTGCCGCAGCCCGTGATCCAGAGATCATTGCTGAAGCAAAGGCTCTCGGTGCTAGCGGAATTAATGTTGCGGGACTTTGCTGTACTGGCAATGAATTGCTTATGCGTCAGGGAATTCCTATGGCAGGAAATCATCTGATGACTGAGCTGGCTATCATTACCGGAGCTGTTGAAGCAGTGGTTGTCGATTATCAGTGTATTATGCCGAGTCTTGTTCAGGTTTCCGGCTGTTATCACACCAGATTCATTGATACTGCGCAAAAAGCTAGATTCTCGGGAGCTATTCATTTTGATATTCATCCACACAACGCACTTGAGCAAGCTCGCGAAATAGTACGGCTTGCAGTTAAAGCTTACGCTGAACGTGATGCCTCACGTGTTGATATTCCCTGTGAACCAGTAAAAATTATGACAGGTTTTTCAAACGAAGCAGTAATTTCTGCACTCGGTGGAACTCTTGATCCACTGGTTCAAGCGATTATTGCCGGAGATGTACGCGGCGCAGTCGGGATTGTCGGCTGTAACAACCCAAAGTTCAAACAGGATTCTATGAATGTTGGTCTTGCTAAGGAGCTAATCAAGAAAGATATTCTTGTTCTGGTAACAGGGTGCGTAACAACTGCTGCAGGTAAAGCCGGACTTCTAGTGCCGGAAGCTATTGAAATGGCTGGTCCCGGTCTTAAAAAAGTTTGCGGCGCGCTTGGAATTCCTCCTGTGCTGCATTACGGTTCATGCGTTGATAACGCGCGCATCCTTCAGCTTTGTGCAGCACTTGCCAATGCTTTGAATGTAGATATCAGTGATCTTCCGGTCGGAGCTTCTTCTCCCGAGTGGTATTCTGAAAAAGCCGCAGCGATCGGTCTTTACGCTGTGGCCAGCGGCATTTATACTCATCTTGGACATCCACCGAATATTCTCGGTTCTGAAACAGTTACCAACCTTGCTGTTTCCGGCCTTCAAGATCTTGTCGGGGCTTCGTTTGTTATTGAACCTGATCCTGTTAAGGCTGCAGAGCTTTTTGATATACGTATCAAAGCTAAGCGCAAGGGACTTGGACTCAGCGAATAG
- a CDS encoding ArsA-related P-loop ATPase: MKLAFAGKGGVGKTSVTAWMADWLARQGHNVWMIDADTALSLGQASGLDPDSLPQPIISRKDLVHDRIHEGGFLNLNPDVGDLPDELAVDVPLTSTPLPGITPGRKRMLIMGGLTNAGGGCACDANALLKALLAHVVMDSQDCVLVDLEAGVEHLGRGTVMHVDGLVIVSEPSMRSFQTASDVARMGKELGLDNQVMVVNRFTGGNPPDLPHLPKWYITIPPLQGLIERQMTDGNVLNLPESGEIDGILEQVVKQLGL, translated from the coding sequence ATGAAACTGGCATTTGCAGGAAAAGGCGGAGTGGGGAAGACTTCGGTTACAGCATGGATGGCGGATTGGCTGGCCAGACAAGGTCATAATGTCTGGATGATTGACGCGGATACTGCTTTGTCACTGGGGCAGGCATCAGGGCTTGATCCTGATTCTTTGCCACAGCCTATAATCAGCAGAAAAGACCTCGTGCATGATCGTATTCATGAAGGAGGTTTTCTGAACCTTAATCCTGATGTAGGCGATTTGCCGGATGAACTTGCTGTCGATGTTCCGCTGACATCTACACCTTTGCCCGGTATAACGCCCGGACGTAAGCGAATGCTTATTATGGGAGGACTTACCAATGCAGGCGGAGGATGTGCGTGTGATGCTAATGCCTTACTCAAGGCTCTTCTGGCACATGTTGTGATGGACAGTCAGGATTGCGTCCTTGTTGATCTGGAAGCAGGAGTCGAGCATTTGGGCAGAGGGACAGTAATGCATGTTGACGGCCTTGTTATTGTGTCTGAGCCGAGTATGCGCAGTTTTCAGACGGCATCTGATGTAGCACGCATGGGAAAGGAATTGGGACTGGATAATCAGGTTATGGTTGTAAATCGCTTTACGGGCGGAAATCCTCCAGACCTTCCGCATCTTCCCAAATGGTATATAACAATTCCACCTTTGCAAGGGCTTATTGAACGGCAAATGACGGACGGTAATGTGTTAAATCTTCCTGAGTCAGGTGAGATTGATGGAATTCTTGAGCAGGTTGTGAAACAACTGGGACTTTAG
- a CDS encoding YdcF family protein: MKLIRNLLTLLGAITFLGIMASAVLFFYAPEILHRVDNLEKADAIVVLGGQYFRPIYAADLYNEGYAPLVLVSKPVAYDEVKAIRRLGIPRKLQWEIYREILLKKGVPESNIKYFGGKNMSTIDEAEQLKKELTEHKLPTDIKKIILVTSPLHTGRAGKIFRDALPDKDFIVVGDPYEPVLKKWWTNFHTAPYIILEATKNVFYYLGGAFRSSTQN; this comes from the coding sequence TTGAAGCTGATACGCAACTTGCTTACTCTGCTTGGGGCAATCACCTTTTTAGGGATTATGGCTTCAGCAGTTCTTTTTTTCTATGCACCGGAAATTTTACACCGAGTTGATAATCTGGAAAAAGCTGATGCAATAGTTGTTTTGGGCGGACAGTATTTCCGCCCAATTTATGCAGCAGACCTTTATAACGAAGGTTACGCCCCTTTAGTTTTAGTCAGTAAACCTGTCGCATATGACGAAGTAAAAGCTATCCGCCGTTTAGGGATACCCCGCAAGCTTCAGTGGGAAATTTATCGGGAAATTTTACTTAAAAAGGGCGTGCCGGAAAGCAACATTAAATACTTCGGCGGCAAGAATATGAGCACGATTGATGAAGCCGAACAGCTAAAAAAAGAACTCACTGAACACAAGTTACCCACTGATATAAAAAAAATTATTCTTGTTACATCTCCGCTTCATACAGGACGTGCAGGCAAAATATTTCGTGATGCGCTTCCAGACAAAGACTTTATTGTTGTCGGAGATCCTTATGAGCCTGTTCTAAAAAAATGGTGGACCAACTTTCACACAGCTCCATATATAATTTTAGAAGCAACTAAAAATGTTTTTTATTATTTAGGTGGAGCTTTCAGAAGTTCTACGCAGAATTAA
- the tgt gene encoding tRNA guanosine(34) transglycosylase Tgt, which translates to MTENTKKPGTFKIHATDGNARLGTLTTAHGDIETPVYMPVGTQGTVKGVSPRDLKEIKSQIILGNTYHLYLRPGDELIARRGGLHKFANWDRPILTDSGGFQVFSLESIRKISEQGVEFRSYLDGSKHFFSPEKVISIQNNIGSDIMMVLDECVGYGNDREYTDRSLEMTTRWAKRCRDAYPVGSGDQLMFGIVQGGFHKDLREKSLEQLAEIPFEGYAIGGLSVGEPIPDMYDILRHIAPKLPQDKPRYLMGVGTPLDILEGIANGVDMFDCVLPTRNARNGTLYTSQGKVNIKRAQYREDDTPLDPNCDCYTCRTFSKAYLRHIYTSKELLSAQLNSIHNLRFFLNLTEQAREAIKNGTFANLRKKYEAVYAPVE; encoded by the coding sequence ATGACTGAAAACACTAAAAAGCCCGGAACTTTTAAAATTCATGCAACCGACGGCAACGCCCGCCTCGGAACACTTACCACCGCGCACGGGGATATTGAAACTCCGGTTTACATGCCGGTTGGAACACAGGGAACCGTAAAAGGTGTATCGCCACGTGATTTAAAAGAAATTAAATCACAAATTATTTTAGGTAATACTTATCATCTTTACCTCAGACCGGGTGACGAACTCATTGCCCGCAGAGGCGGCCTGCATAAATTTGCAAACTGGGATCGCCCCATTCTTACAGACAGCGGAGGTTTTCAGGTTTTCAGCCTTGAATCAATCCGTAAAATATCCGAACAAGGAGTCGAATTCCGTTCGTACTTAGACGGATCAAAGCATTTCTTTTCGCCTGAAAAAGTTATTTCCATCCAAAATAATATCGGTTCAGATATTATGATGGTTCTTGACGAATGCGTAGGTTACGGAAATGACCGTGAATATACCGACCGCTCACTTGAAATGACAACCCGCTGGGCTAAGCGGTGCCGTGACGCTTACCCTGTAGGGTCTGGAGATCAGCTGATGTTCGGAATTGTGCAGGGCGGATTTCACAAAGATCTGCGCGAAAAAAGCCTCGAACAGCTCGCGGAAATTCCATTCGAAGGATATGCAATCGGCGGTTTAAGCGTCGGCGAACCTATTCCTGACATGTATGATATTCTCAGGCACATCGCACCTAAACTTCCGCAGGATAAGCCTAGATACCTGATGGGCGTGGGAACTCCGCTTGATATTCTTGAAGGAATTGCCAACGGAGTTGATATGTTCGACTGCGTATTGCCTACAAGAAATGCACGCAACGGAACCCTTTACACCAGTCAGGGCAAAGTCAACATCAAGCGCGCCCAGTACCGCGAAGATGATACTCCGCTTGATCCTAATTGTGATTGCTACACATGCAGAACTTTCAGCAAAGCATATCTGCGCCATATATACACATCAAAGGAACTGCTTTCCGCTCAGCTTAACTCAATTCACAACCTGAGATTTTTCTTAAATCTTACAGAGCAGGCACGCGAAGCTATTAAAAACGGTACTTTTGCCAACCTGCGTAAAAAATACGAGGCAGTATACGCTCCTGTGGAATAA
- the nth gene encoding endonuclease III → MNIKYNSPKKDVAKRAEEIYSRLLKRYPDPKPELDWKNAWELLVSTVLAAQCTDVRVNKVTPALFAKWPGPAELCKADVNDIEEVIRSTGLFRNKAKNLKAAATLLMEEFDGELPRTMKEMTTLPGVARKTANIVLSNAMDVHEGVAVDTHVKRLSFRMGFTVSTNPIVIEKDLMPLFKRENWGIANHLLVLFGRDICPARSPKCDICPLNDICPKNGIEKK, encoded by the coding sequence ATGAATATAAAGTATAATTCACCGAAAAAAGATGTCGCCAAAAGAGCGGAAGAAATATATTCACGCCTGCTTAAGCGATATCCTGACCCAAAACCGGAACTTGATTGGAAAAACGCATGGGAACTCTTAGTTTCGACCGTTCTTGCCGCGCAATGTACCGATGTCAGGGTCAACAAAGTAACTCCGGCGCTGTTTGCCAAATGGCCAGGGCCGGCAGAACTTTGCAAAGCGGATGTTAACGATATTGAAGAAGTAATCCGCTCAACAGGATTATTCAGAAATAAAGCCAAAAATCTAAAGGCTGCCGCAACCCTTTTGATGGAAGAATTTGACGGTGAACTGCCGCGCACCATGAAGGAAATGACAACCCTTCCCGGGGTGGCCCGTAAAACTGCTAACATAGTGCTCTCAAACGCAATGGACGTGCACGAAGGCGTAGCTGTTGATACTCATGTGAAACGCCTCTCATTTAGAATGGGATTTACAGTAAGCACGAACCCTATTGTGATAGAAAAAGATCTGATGCCTTTATTCAAAAGAGAAAACTGGGGAATTGCTAATCATCTGCTGGTACTGTTCGGGCGCGATATATGCCCAGCCAGAAGCCCTAAATGTGATATCTGCCCACTAAACGATATATGCCCAAAAAACGGAATAGAGAAAAAATAA
- the cutA gene encoding divalent-cation tolerance protein CutA: MDENLHITLIYITASDAEEARKIGCELLTRHFVACVNVIDKMESMYWWEGRLESSTEAILLVKTVPSLVGKVTETVKNMHSYDCPCIVAVESKEGNSEFFEWVESQTARAVY, translated from the coding sequence GTGGATGAGAACCTGCATATAACACTGATATATATTACCGCAAGTGACGCAGAGGAAGCTCGCAAAATAGGTTGCGAGCTTCTTACGCGTCACTTTGTCGCGTGTGTGAATGTTATTGATAAAATGGAATCTATGTATTGGTGGGAAGGTCGGCTTGAGAGTTCCACGGAAGCAATATTGCTTGTTAAAACAGTTCCGTCTCTTGTGGGCAAAGTAACTGAGACTGTTAAAAATATGCATAGTTATGATTGTCCCTGCATTGTCGCTGTTGAATCAAAAGAAGGGAATTCAGAGTTCTTTGAATGGGTGGAAAGTCAGACAGCGCGAGCTGTTTATTGA
- a CDS encoding carbohydrate kinase family protein produces the protein MQILVSGSMAYDRIMSFPGSFSDHIIPDKIHMLNISLLVDGLDERFGGTAGNIAYALSLFSEKPSILGTVGKDFDAYNQWLTKHGIALDGLKVVDSDFTASAYITTDKSNNQITWFNLGAMKFSCDYDFSSVDPENTLAIVSPGNLDDMQNFPEIYRQKGISYIFDPGQNIPAFSGEQLLGMIKGCKILVANDYELEMIMKSTGKTRDELMGICDSIIVTLGENGCLVVEKDGETAVPAAKASVVKDPTGAGDAFRAGLIKGISLGKTLVESAHIGAVSAVYCVEKLGTQEHSYTEDEFWARYKSSFGEL, from the coding sequence ATGCAGATTTTAGTTTCAGGATCCATGGCCTATGACAGAATTATGAGCTTTCCGGGTAGTTTTTCTGACCACATTATTCCAGATAAAATTCACATGCTGAATATAAGCCTGCTCGTAGACGGACTTGATGAAAGGTTTGGAGGAACAGCCGGGAACATCGCTTATGCATTGTCTCTGTTCAGTGAAAAGCCTTCGATCCTCGGAACTGTAGGTAAAGATTTTGATGCTTATAACCAGTGGCTGACCAAACATGGTATTGCCCTTGACGGTCTTAAAGTCGTTGATTCTGATTTTACCGCAAGTGCTTATATTACTACAGATAAGTCCAATAACCAGATCACATGGTTTAATCTTGGAGCCATGAAATTTTCCTGCGATTACGATTTTTCCTCTGTTGATCCTGAAAATACTCTGGCAATTGTTTCTCCCGGCAACCTTGATGATATGCAGAATTTTCCTGAAATATACAGACAAAAAGGTATTTCTTACATTTTTGATCCGGGCCAGAATATTCCTGCATTCAGCGGTGAACAGCTACTCGGTATGATTAAAGGTTGTAAAATTCTTGTAGCCAATGACTATGAGCTTGAAATGATCATGAAATCTACCGGAAAAACCAGAGATGAGTTAATGGGAATTTGTGATTCTATTATCGTTACTCTGGGTGAAAACGGCTGTCTTGTTGTTGAAAAAGACGGTGAAACTGCCGTGCCTGCTGCCAAAGCTAGCGTTGTTAAAGACCCCACCGGAGCCGGAGACGCTTTCAGAGCCGGACTTATTAAAGGTATTTCTCTTGGAAAAACTTTGGTTGAATCTGCTCATATCGGAGCTGTCAGTGCTGTTTATTGTGTTGAAAAGCTCGGTACTCAGGAACATTCTTATACGGAAGATGAATTCTGGGCCCGTTACAAATCCAGCTTCGGGGAATTATAG
- a CDS encoding phosphotransferase family protein, which translates to MVELTAGMIEKYLKEAFGTETALVDYGDIGSLDKQGMKKIGYGKPLLVRFKVKGKIRETVISVMKGDNYGHQFYWDRAAVLMFQYETSGSLKRHVKPMGLGYVNKSGKMIPLSEPEEFFILNEKLEGYDYFNDLDRIRKGEFLDTDNECAGELADWLADIHSLKKDDPALYMRRVRDLIGSSECIMGLVDEAYSHPCEHFSRDRFIKLEKRLIDWRWKLAHYTHRLCAVHGDFHPWNVLVGSPGGFSVLDRSRGEWGEAAGDLSCMAANYILFGLYKGGSFSEYFRKMYMTYFERYLEKTGDMEILQVIAPFFVFRGLVIASPVWYPDHPETVRSSLLRFIENVLEEEVFDYAGFERYMR; encoded by the coding sequence GTGGTTGAATTAACTGCCGGCATGATTGAAAAATATCTTAAAGAGGCTTTCGGTACCGAAACAGCCCTTGTTGATTATGGTGACATAGGATCACTTGATAAACAGGGGATGAAAAAAATCGGCTACGGGAAGCCTCTTCTTGTCCGTTTTAAAGTTAAGGGGAAAATTCGGGAAACTGTAATCTCCGTTATGAAAGGGGATAATTACGGGCATCAGTTTTATTGGGACCGCGCGGCTGTTTTGATGTTTCAGTACGAAACTTCAGGTAGTCTCAAGCGGCATGTAAAGCCTATGGGGTTAGGGTACGTCAATAAATCCGGAAAAATGATCCCGCTCAGCGAACCGGAAGAGTTTTTTATTTTAAATGAAAAGCTTGAAGGGTACGATTACTTTAATGATCTCGATCGTATCCGTAAGGGTGAATTTTTAGATACTGATAATGAATGTGCCGGAGAACTTGCAGACTGGCTGGCCGATATTCATTCCCTTAAAAAAGATGATCCAGCGCTTTATATGCGCAGAGTAAGAGATCTCATCGGAAGCAGTGAGTGTATTATGGGACTGGTCGATGAGGCATACAGTCATCCATGTGAACATTTTTCGCGGGACAGATTTATAAAGCTTGAAAAGCGTCTTATCGATTGGAGATGGAAGCTTGCACATTATACGCACAGACTTTGCGCTGTGCATGGAGATTTCCATCCATGGAATGTGCTTGTCGGAAGTCCGGGCGGTTTCAGTGTTTTAGATAGAAGCCGCGGGGAATGGGGGGAAGCTGCCGGAGATTTAAGTTGCATGGCCGCAAATTATATTCTTTTCGGTTTGTATAAAGGCGGCTCTTTTTCTGAGTATTTTAGAAAGATGTATATGACTTACTTTGAGCGATATCTCGAAAAAACCGGAGATATGGAAATCTTACAGGTTATTGCACCTTTCTTTGTTTTCAGAGGACTCGTTATAGCTTCTCCTGTGTGGTATCCCGATCATCCCGAAACAGTCCGATCTTCACTTTTAAGGTTTATTGAAAATGTGCTTGAGGAGGAGGTTTTTGACTATGCCGGATTCGAAAGGTATATGCGTTAA
- a CDS encoding adenylyl-sulfate kinase, translated as MPDSKGICVNKNWAVWFTGLPGCGKSTIADGLLNEMRKDGLDPVLLRLDERRKLYIPNPEYTHDERRRVYHLFVQDAVAIMQSGRSVIMDGTGHKLCFRREARDKIEFFAEVHLKCPVNMAMKRESGRQQGLVMSGLYAKALERQKTGKVFKDLGEVIGVDVKFEADPDAECCVDTAEKTLEDVLREVIICLKKWRNLNGIC; from the coding sequence ATGCCGGATTCGAAAGGTATATGCGTTAATAAAAATTGGGCGGTATGGTTCACAGGGCTTCCGGGGTGCGGAAAAAGCACCATAGCGGACGGTTTATTAAATGAAATGCGCAAAGACGGCCTTGACCCTGTTCTGCTGAGACTCGATGAAAGGCGTAAATTATATATTCCTAATCCAGAATATACGCATGATGAGCGCAGACGGGTATACCATCTGTTTGTGCAGGATGCTGTTGCTATTATGCAATCAGGTCGAAGCGTTATTATGGACGGCACAGGGCATAAGCTGTGTTTTCGCAGGGAAGCCAGAGATAAAATAGAATTTTTTGCCGAGGTCCATCTGAAATGTCCGGTCAACATGGCTATGAAGCGTGAGTCCGGCAGGCAGCAGGGACTTGTTATGTCCGGTCTTTATGCAAAAGCTTTGGAACGTCAGAAGACAGGGAAAGTATTCAAGGATCTTGGGGAAGTTATCGGTGTTGATGTGAAGTTTGAAGCTGATCCAGATGCAGAGTGCTGCGTTGATACTGCAGAAAAAACTCTGGAGGATGTTTTAAGGGAAGTTATTATCTGCCTAAAAAAATGGCGAAACCTTAACGGCATATGCTGA